The sequence CGGCCGGTGTGGCTGTAGTGGCGCGGGGTGGGCGCCTGGTGTGATGCCTGTGACGCAGGCGTCCGGGCGGGCAGCCGCGAAGGGTTGCTGGGACAACCGATGCACGGGTGTCGCTGTGCACCGGTCGCCCGGACACCTTCAACGTATGACACCGCGTGCCATCTGACAAGACACTGAGTGCCATGAATTTCTCGCTTGAGAAACCTGGCGTTCAGATGAGCGCAATGAGCGATGATCGTTGATCGTTCATCGCGTGAACGCCGCAGCCCGCCCAGCGCCTCGGCGGCTGGACGGGCTGCGGTTGTGTGGTGTGCGGGTCGCCCCTCAGCGCTTCTTCAGCGCCCGCTCGATCGTGCGCATGACCTCGTCCAGCGGCGCGTCCGTACGGGCCACGGCCACCAGCACCTCGCCCTCCCGGGAGACGGAAGCCGGGGCGGCCGGCTCCCCGGAGGTCGTGCGGCCCGCGCCGATGCCGGTGCCGAAGGTCTCGCGGACGATCTCGAAGGCATGGTCGAGCTGGGCCTCGACATCGCCCTCGGCGCCGGCCCGCAGCCAGCGGCGCAGGACGTGGTTGTGGGCGGTGACCACGGCGGAGGCGGCGACCTCGGCGAGCAACGGGTCGTCGTCGCCCTCGCGGTGGGCGCCCTCGTCGAAGTGGCCCAGAAGATAACGGGTGAAGAGACGCTCGTAGCGGGCGACCGAGGCGATCTCGGCCTCGCGCAGGGTGGGCACCTCGCGGGTGAGGCGGTAGCGGGCGACGGAGACGGCCGGGGCGGCCGCGTACATCCGCATGACCTCCTTGATGCCGCGGCAGACCGTGTCGAGCGGGTTCTCGTGCGGCGGCGCGGCATCCAGGACGGCCTCGGCGCGTACGAGGGTGTCGTCGTGGTCGGGGAAGATCGCCTCTTCCTTGGAGCGGAAGTGGCGGAAGAAGGTCCGGCGGGCGACCCCGGCGGCGGCCGCGATCTCGTCGACCGTGGTCGCCTCGTAGCCCTTGGTCGCGAACAGTTCCATGGCCGCAGCCGACAGTTCGCGGCGCATTTTGAGCCGTTGGGCGGCCGCGCGGCGAGAGCCCGGAGTGCTGGTGTCGGTGGCGTCGGAGGTCGGCGTACGAGCGGGCTGGGACATGTGGGGACGGTACTGCATATTTACGCGGCCTGCGGCATCAGGTACCGCCCGCGCCCCCCTGACCTGGGACGGACCGCCGGCCGAAGGCTCCAGCAGTCCGCCCCACGGCCCCCCGGCGCGCGGCCGGGGGTGCCCCTTCCCGTCAGCGCTTGGCGTACTCACGGAAGCCGCGGCCGGTCTTGCGGCCGAGGCAGCCCGCCGCGACGAGGTGCTCCAGCAGCGGCGCCGGGGCCAGGCCCGGGTCGCGGAACTCGGCGTGCAGCACCTTCTCGATGGCCAGGGAGACGTCCAGCCCCACGACATCGAGGAGTTCGAACGGGCCCATCGGGTAGCCGCCGCCGAGCTTCATGGCGGCGTCGATGTCGTCCAGCGAGGCGTAGTGCTCCTGCACCATCTTGATCGCGTTGTTGAGGTACGGGAACAGCAGCGCGTTCACGATGAAGCCGGCGCGGTCGCCGCAGTCCACGGCGTGCTTGCGGACCTTGGCGCACACCGCGCGGACGGTGGCGTGGACGTCGTCGGCCGTCAGGACCGTACGGACCACCTCGACCAGCTTCATGGCCGGGGCCGGGTTGAAGAAGTGCATCCCGATGACGTCCTGTGGCCGCGAGGTGGCGCGCGCGCAGGCCACCACCGGCAGCGACGAGGTGGTCGTGGCCAGCACGGCACCCGGCTTGCAGACCTTGTCCAGGGTGGCGAAGAGCTGCTGCTTGACCTCCAGGTCCTCGGCCACCGCCTCGACGGCCAGATCGACCTCGGCGAAGGCGTCGAGCGAGCCGGCCGGGGTGATCGCGGCCAGTGCGGCATCGCGCGCCTCGGCGGTCATCCGGCCCTTGTCCACGGACCGGCCCAGCGACTTGGCGATCCGGGCCTTGGCCTGCTCCGCCTTCTCCAGGCTGCGGGCGGCCAGGACGACGTCGAAGCCCGCCTTGGCGAAGACCTCGGCGATACCGCTGGCCATGGTGCCGGAGCCGGCGACGCCCACGCTGGTGACCGTACGGCCCGCACCGAGCGCGCCGTCGGCCGCGGGGGTCTCCGCGTCCGGGACGACCGAGCCGCTGCCCGGCGCCTCGTACGTGTAGAAGCCGCGGCCCGCCTTGCGGCCGGTCAGCCCGGCCTCGGCCAGCTGCCCCAGGATCGGCGCGGGGGCGTGCAGCCGGTCGTGCGACTCGGCGTACATGGCCTCCAGGACCGTACGGGCGGTGTCCACGCCGATCAGGTCGAGCAGGGCGAGCGGGCCCATCGGCAGACCGCAGCCCAGCCGCATCGCGGCGTCGATGTCCTCGCGGGTGGCGTACCTGGACTCGTACATCGCGGCGGCCTGGTTCAGGTAGCCGAAGAGCAGACCGTCGGCGACGAAGCCGGGGCGGTCGCCCACCGCGATGGGGTCCTTGCCCAGGTCGCGGGCGAGCTGGGTGACGGCGGCGACCGCGGTCGGTGCGGTGAGCACCGAGGAGACCACCTCGACCAGCTTCATGGCCGGGGCCGGGTTGAAGAAGTGCACGCCGAGCACCCGCTCGGGGCGCTGCGAGTCGGCGGCCAGCCGGGTCACCGACAGCGCGTTGGTGCCGGTGGCGAGGATCGCGTCGGGGCGGACCACGGCGTCCAGTTCAGCGAAGACCTGGCGCTTGAGCTCGTAGTTCTCCGGCACCACCTCGATGACGAGATCGGCCTCCGCGGCGGCCTGGAGGTCGGAGAAGGTGCGGAAGCGGGCCAGGATGTCCTGCCGCTCCCGCTCGGTGATCCGCTCGCGCTGCACGGCGCGGGCGGTGGCGGCCTCCAGGGAGGCGACGGCCTGGCGGGCCGCGGCCTGGTCGGTGTCGATGCCGATGACCTCGCGGCCGGCGCGGGTCAGCACCTCGGTGATACCGGTGCCCATGGTGCCCAGGCCGACGACGGCGACCGTGGAAAGGGACAGGGGACTGACTTCGGTCGAGAGATCAGGGGTGGACGAAGGGCCCATCGCGAGACTCCAAGGGTGTTCCCCTGAGGTAGGGGAGAAGTGACGACTGGGACGACAGCAAGAGGGGTCGCACCGACGCGGCCGTACGCAGCGCACAGCGGCCAGAGGGATACGGCGGAAATGCCGCAAAAGCCGCAGCGTCACGGGGGAGCGCCGGCGGGGCGGAAGCCGCGGCGAGCCCTGTCCCGGGGCCGTGCCGTGTGCTCCTGCGATGTCGTGCTGAGTGCGGTGCCGAACCGACTTCGAACCGACTTCGTTTACTGGCGGCTGCGTCACCGGCCGCCCGAGCAGGGGTGCTGCCCGTTCCAGCAGGTTAACCGGTGGGTAACCGAAGCGCCAGGGGTAGCGCGGGTCATTAGGCTGTGGTGCAGGCCACGTCGTCGTCACCCGGGACGGCCCGGCGGGAGGGGAGCGACAAATGGAAGAGGAATTCCACGAGTTGACGGACCGGGTGCGGGCCGAACTCCGCTCCCCGGACGATCTGGCCGCCTACGAGCGGCTGCTCGCACTGGCCCGCAAGAACACTCCGGCCGCCCGCGACGAACTGGCCCGGATGCTGGTCGCCGTCGAACGGCCCCTGTGGGCCCGGGAGATCGCCGCCTTCGTCCTCGGCTGCGCCGGCGACAAGCGCGCCTTCGAGACGCTGGTGCTGCTGCTGAACTACCGCGAACCGGTCCGCTGCGCGACCGCTGCGCATGCGCTGGGTCGCCTTGGCGACCCCCGCACCGCGCGGGCGGCGGCCGCCCTTGCCACCAATCCGTTGCGCACGGCCTATGCGCTGCACCCCGTTCGGCTGCTTGCCGAACTGCGCGCGCCGCAGTCTGTGCCGGCGCTGATCGCTACGCTCGATCGCCTCCTCACCCCCAACACCCCGTATTGGCGCGTCGCCCTCGCCTGCGTGGAGGGTCTGGCGGCGCTCGGTGACCGCCGGGCCGTCTCCACCCTCACCGCTGCCGCGGCGCACCCGCGCCTTGCCGCGGCGGCTTCGGCGGCCCTTGCGCGCCTGGGCGTGTAGCCCGTCCGCTGCGCTTTGCCTGGGCCGACGGTTTTGGCTTTCCCGTCGTTGCGCCTGCGGCGGGCGGGGGTTGTGTGTCGGCCGCGGTGCCGCCCCTGCGGACTTCGTCCTCCGGTGCGGCCCCTCCCGACGGGGGAGGGGAAAGGCGGTGGTTCACCCCCACCGTCTTTTTCCACCCCCAACGGGGAGGTGCCGGGCCGTAGCGGCGGAGCCGTGTAGGGCCGGTGCCGCTGCCGGACAGCCCCGCGCCAGCGGCAACGCCCGCCGCAGGCGCAACGGCGAGAGCACGCGCGGCGCCGCAGACAAAAACGTGGGGCCCAAGCAACGCGCAGCGAACGGTCACAGAAGCGTCAGCTGGGTGGGCCCCGCCGGCCCCGCCGGTGACTCCGGGGGCGCGATCCCCCGGTGGGCGCCGGGCCGATACGGCCCCACGCCGTACTCGGCGGCCAGCTCGTGGACCTGCCGGGTGATGCGCCGCTGGTACCACGTCGGCGCATACGAGCCCCCGGCGTACATGCGCTCGTAGCGCCGTACGAGATGCGGATGATGGCGGCCCAGCCACGTCATGAACCATTCCCGGGCGCCGGGGCGCAGGTGCAGGACGAGCGGGGTGACCGAGGCGGCCCCCGCCTCGGCGATGGCGCGGACCGTGGCCCGCAACTGGTCGGGTGCGTCGCCGAGGAAGGGGATGACGGGCGCCATCAGGACCCCGCACGTGATGCCGTGCGCGGTGAGCGTGCGCACCACGTCGAGGCGGCGCGACGGGGCGGGCGTGCCCGGTTCGACCGTGCGCCACAGCGCGTGGTCCAGGAAGCCGACGGAGACGGAGATGCCGACGTCGGTGACCTCGGCGGCCTGCCGCAGCAGTTCCAGGTCGCGCAGGATCAGCGTGCCCTTGGTGAGGACGGAGAACGGGTTGGCGTGGTCGCGCAGCGCCGTGAGGATGCCGGGCATGAGGGCGTATCGGCCCTCCGCCCGCTGGTAGCAGTCGACGTTCGTGCCCATGGCTATGTGGTCGCCGCGCCAGCGCCGGGCGGTCAGTTCGCGGCGCAGCAGGTCGGGGGCGTTGACCTTGACGACGATCTGGGAGTCGAAGTCGAGCCCGGTGTCGAGGTCCAGATAGCTGTGGGTCTTGCGGGCGAAGCAGTAGACGCAGGCGTGACTGCACCCCCGGTACGGATTCACGGTCCATTCGAACGGCATCCGGGAGGCGCCCGGGACGCGATTGAGGATCGAGCGGGCGCGCACTTCGTGGAAGGTGATGCCGCGGAATTCGGGGGTGTCGATCGTCCGGCTGACGACGTCCGTACCGAACAGCGCGGCAGGGCTGTCGCCCAGATTGTCCCAGCGCATCGGGCCTCCTTCGGGGTCCGGTCGAGCCCCCCCCGTGCAGATAATAGAACATCTGTTCCCTTTCCTGGTGTCACCCCGGATTTTGGGCGTGCCGCCCAGTGGTGGTTGGCTAAGCGGCGCACCGCAGGACCGGCAGCCGAGTACTGGAGGACGACACATATGGGCCAGGTCGAGGCCACCACGCAGCGTGAGATCGCGGCGGACCCGGAGGACGTTTTCGATGCGCTCGCCGACTACAGCGGCACGCGCCAGAAGCTGCTGCCCGAGCACTTCAGCGAGTACGAGGTCCGCGAGGGCGGCGACGGCAAGGGCACGCTCGTCCACTGGAAGCTCCAGGCCACCAGCAAGCGCGTGCGCGACTGCCTGCTGGAGGTCGACGAGCCCACCGATGGGCAGCTCGTCGAGAAGGACCGCAACTCTTCCATGGTGACCACCTGGGTCGTCACCCCGGCGGGCGAGGGCCGCGCCAACGTCGTGGTCAGCTCGATCTGGAACGGCGCGGGCGGGATCGGAGGCTTCTTCGAGCGGACCTTCGCGCCCAAGGGTCTCGGGCGGATCTACGACGCGATCCTCGCCAACCTCGCCAAGGAGATGGAGAAGTAGCCGGTCACCGGTTCGGGTGGTTTCCGTTGCGCCGCGGTGTCCGGTCCGCCGGATCGCTCTCGCACGGAAACGCCTGATGGGAGCCCAATGGGCGTCCCGCGCAACGTACTTGATGTCCCTTCCCGCCCCGCACGCCCCCTTTCGTCGTACTTGATTGCCGTTATCGCCCGATGCGAGAAATGGGCGGTGGTGCAGGTGTGACAAGGGAGGCAGTACGTGGGCGGGACCACCCTGGCGGTACGGGGCGAACGGGCCGCGGTACCCGCCGCGGCCACACCGGGCGGCGCAGTCAAGCCGCCCGGTTCCGGGCGGCCGCGTTTGGTGCTCGCGGGCCTGATGCCCGCGCTGCTGCTCGTGGTCCTCGACCAGACGGCCCTCGCCCCCGCGCTTCCCGCGATCGCCCGTGAGCTGCACGGACTGCCGGTGACGCCCTGGGCGGTCACCGCGTATCTGCTCGCCGCCGCGCTGGGCCTGCCCGTTCACGGCGCCCTCGGCGACCTCTTCGGCCGCAAACCGGCCCTGCTCCTCGCGATCCTGGCCTTCACCGTCGGCTCGGCGTCGGCCGGTTGGTCGCGGTCCATGGGCGAACTGCTCGCCTTCCGCGCCCTCCAGGGCCTCGGCGGCGGCGGTCTGCTGCTCGGCGCCCTGGCGGTCACCGCCACGCTCGTCCCGCCCCGTTCCCGCCGTCGCTGCCGGGGCCTGATCGCCGTCGCCCTCGGACTCGCCTTCGTGGCCGGGCCGTTGGCCGGCGGCCTCCTCGCCGACCATGCCTCCTGGCGCTGGGGCTGCTTCCTCACGGCGCCCTTCGGTGTGCTGGCGTTTCTCGTCGTCGCCACCCGGCTCCGGCTGCCGAAGCCCGGTGCCCGGCCGCGGCGCGACCTCGCGGGCGCGCTGCTGCTGACCGTCTGCGCCATCTGCCTCGGGCTGCTGGCCAGTTGGGGCGGCGGCGCGTATGCCTGGACCTCGACGGTCGTCCTCGGCCTCGGCGCCGGTGCGCTCGCCGCCGCCCTGCTCTTCCTCGTCGCCGAGCGCTTCGCCGCCGCGCCGCTCCTCCCGCCCCGGCTGCTGCGCGACTGCCTGGTGGGCATCACCGGTCTGGTCGGCGCGGTCCTCGCCCTCGCCCTCCACGGCGCCCTCGGCGGGCTTCCGGACCTTGCGCGCACGGCGGGCGACGCCACCGAGGCCGGTCTGCTGACGGTGCCCCTGCTGCTCGGCATCGTGCTCGCCGCCCTGGTCTCCGGCCGGCTCATCGTCCGCACCGGCCACCACCGGATCTTCCCCCTCCTCGGCTGCGCGGTGGCCGCCGAGGGCATGTGGCTGCTGACCCGTACGGCGCAGGACGCCCCCTACGGCGCCCACGGCCTGGGGACCGGCCTGCTCGGCCTCGGCATCGGTTTCGTCCTGCCGGTGCTGGTGCTCGCGGTACGCAACTCCGCGTGCCGCTACGGCGCCGCCTGCCGCGCCACCACCACCGCCCGATGGCTCGGCGGCAGCATCGGTGTGGGCCTCTTCTGGACCCTCGCCGCCGCCCGCCTCACCGGACAGCTGACCCCCCACCTCGCCGCCTCCGCGCACGCCGTGCCGGAGATCGTCCGCTGCCTCGCCCCGCTGCTCGCCCTGGGTTTCCTGCTCGCCCTCTTCCTGAAAGAGAAACCACTGGTGTCCCACACCTCTGCCGCCACGTCGGCCACCCCGATGCCGCATCTTCCGTACGGCGACGCCGAGAGCTCCCCGGCCGGTGTGCCCAGGGCCCGCACGGCCGCCAACTCCTATGGCGCGCACGCCGGTTACGCCGCCTCGTCGGCCGGCGTCCCGGTCTGCGGCACGGTCCAGCACCACGACGGGTCCATCGTGCCGCGCGCCGCGCTCACCCTCATCGACAACGCCGGCCGGCAGGTCGGACGCGGCGCCACCGGCGAGGACGGCCGCTATGCGCTGGGCACCCCCGGCGCCGGCTCGTACGTCCTGATCGCGGCGGCGGGCGGACACCAGCCGCAGGCCGTCACCGTCACGGTCGGCGAACGGCCGGTCGAGCTGGACGTGGTGCTCGGCGGCGCCGGACGCCTGGCCGGGACCGTCACCACCGGCGACGGCACCCCCGTACGCGATGCCATGGTCACCCTCACCGACGTCCGCGGCGAGGTCGTCGCCACCACCCGCAGCGGACGCGAAGGCGGCTATGTCATCGGGGAGTTGGTGGCCGGCGAATACACCCTCGCCTCCAGCGCCCCCGCCTTCCGGCCCGCCGCGCTCCCCGTCACCGTCCACGCCTCCCGCGAGACCCGCCAGGACATCGAGCTGGCCGGTGGCGCGGTGCTGCGCGGCACCGTACGGGCCGGCGGCGGCCGCCCGGTGGAGGACGCCCGGGTGACGCTGCTGGACGCGGCCGGCAACGTCGTCGACACCGCCACCACCGGCCCCGACGGCCTCTTCCGCTTCGTGGACCTCTCGGCCGGCGAGTACACCGTCATCGCCGCCGGATACCCGCCGGTGGCCACCGTCCTCCAGGTCGCCGGCGGCGGCCGCACCGAACGCGACCTCCAACTCGGCCACGAGGACTGATGTCCCGCGGCGGTCGACCGGGCTGCCGTAGGGGGCGACTCAGGGCCCGCCGGGTGGGTCGGCGGGCGCCTCGGCGAACCGCAGCCGGGTGATCAGCGGACGGTTCTTGCGCAGCAGCGGAACGGCGGCGGTGTGCGGGGCGAGGAGGCCGAGGAGGCCGCGGCCGTACGGGAGCGGGACGTCGGTGACCTCGGTGACGGACGGGTGCTCGGCGCGCAGCAGGCGGCGCTGGGCGGCGTCCATGCCCCAGGGCATCGGCGGCAGGCGGTGGCCGCCCGGGCCCCGTACCCCGTCGCGGGAGCGGGCGCTGTAGCGGCGTGACACGGTGTCGAAGACCATCGTGCCGCCCGGAAAGGCCGCCGCACACGCGCCGATCAGCCCATGGGCCTGGGCGGGTTGCAGATACATCAGCAGGCCCTGAGCCGTCACCAGCACCCCGCGCGAGGCGTCGATCCCCGCCATCCAGCGGTGCTCGCGGGCGTCGCAGGCGACCAGCCGCTGCCGCGCGCCGTGCGGCAGCAGGCGTCTGCGCAGCTCCAGCGGGTCGCTCAGATCGACGGTGACCCAGTGCACCCGGCCGTTGTCCACCCGCCAGAACTGGGTCTCCAGCCCCTCCCCGAGGGCGATCACGGTGCCCTCCGGGTGCCGGGCCAGAAAGTCCCGCACCACCCCGTCGAACGCCAGCGCCCGCAGCGCGAGCACCTGCGCCGCCCCCGGCCGGGCCGGACCCAGCCGCTCCCGGAACGGGAAGTCCGCCTCGGCCACCAGCCGCACCGCGCGGGGATCGGCCAGTACGGCATCCGGACGGGCGGCCTCGGCGGCCCGGTGATAGACGGTCCACAGCGCCGTCTCGGGAACGCCCCGGAGGTCGACCGGGCTTCGGCCGGGCACCGGTTGGTGGGTCACGTCCTGACGGCGCACGTCCTCGATCATGTGGCGTTCCTACCGGGGGACCGGCCCGCTGCCGGGAGCATCGCCGTGCCGGTCACCCGGAGGGGTGCAAAGTCCTACCGGGCGGTGGGTGGGGGCGGGCGGTGGCTTTGCGTTGGAGTGTGCTCCAGCGCCTAGCGTCTGCCGGGCGGTCACCCGACCGCGCGGACCGACCCAGAGGAATCACCGTGCGCTACACACTGTTCGGTAAAACCGGCCTTCGCGTCAGCGAGTTGAGCCTGGGAGCGATGACCTTCGGCGGGGACGAGGACGGCGGCTGGGGCGCCGACAAGGACACCAGCGCCCGCCTGCTCGATGTCTATGCGGAAGCGGGCGGCAATTTCCTCGATACCGCCAACAACTACACCGGCGGTCGTTCGGAAACGATTCTCGGGGAGCTGCTGGGCGGCCGGCGGGAGCGTTTCGTCGTCGCCACCAAGTACACCTGCGCCACCCGCACCGGCGATGTGAACGCGGCCGGGAACCACCGTAAGAACCTCGTCCAGTCGGTGGAGGCAAGCCTGGGCCGGCTGCGTACGGACTATGTCGACATCCTCTGGGTGCACGCCCGGGACGCCTTCACCCCGGTCGAGGAGACGATGCGGGCCCTGGACGATCTCGTACGCGCCGGAAAGGTGCTCTACCTCGGGGTTTCCGACTGGCCCGCCTGGGAGATCGCCCAGGCCGGTACGCTCGCCGAACTCCGCGGCTGGACCTCCTTCGCCGGATCGCAGCTGCGTTACAACCTGCTGGAGCGCACCCCCGAGCGCGAACTGCTGCCGCAGGCCCGGGCGTTCGACCAGGCGGTGCTGGCGTGGGCCCCGCTCGCCGGCGGCAGGCTCACCGGCAAGTACCGCCGGGGCGGGACGGGCCGGCTGACCGTCGACAGCGCCTACAGCGGCGGCCACCACAACGAGGACGCGACCCTCACCGCCGTCCTGGAGATCGCCGAGGCGGGCGGCTGGAGCCCGGCCCAGGTCGCCCTGGCCTGGCTCCGCAGCCGCTCCGGCAACATCATCCCCATCGTCGGCGCCACCAAGGAGGCCCAACTCGTCGACAATCTCGCCGCCGTGGACGTGGAGCTCGACGCCGACGCGCTGGCCCGGCTCGACGAGGTGAGCGCCGTACCGCTCGGCTTCCCGCACGACTTCCTGCGGGAGGAGGGGGTCCAGGAGAACGTGTACGGCGACCGGCGCGGCGCGATCGACGACCGGCGGTCGACGTACCGGCGGACGACCGAGGGGTTCCGTTAGGAGCCGGCCCCCGGGTCCTCACTTCAGCCGCTGGATGCGGCGGGCCACCCGCGCATGGTCCCGCAATTTCTCCGCCAGTTCGGGCAGCTGCGGCTCGCCGCGGTCCACCAGGACGCGTCCGCCGACGATGGTGGTCCAGGCGCGGGACGGGCCGCAGCGCAGCCAGGCTTCGACGGGGTCGGTGAACGAGCCGGCGAGGGCCACCTCGTGGGTGTTCCAGACGACGAGGTCGCCGCAGGCGCCGGGGCGCAGATGGCCGAGTTCGTCGTCGCGGCCCAGGCAGCGGGCGGAGCCCCGGGTCGCCATGTCGAGGGCGTCGCGGGCGGCCATCGCCCCGGGGCCGCCGCGGTAGCGGGCGAGCAGCAGGGCGGCGCGGGCCTCCATCCACAGCGAGGCGTGGTCGGTGGAGGCGGAGCCGTCGCAGCCGATCCCCACGGGCATGCCGAGGGCGCGCATCTCCCGGATGGCGGCGGTGCCGCCGCCGATCAGCATGTTGGAGCTGGGGCAGTGCGCCACCCCGACCC is a genomic window of Streptomyces gilvosporeus containing:
- a CDS encoding TetR family transcriptional regulator → MSQPARTPTSDATDTSTPGSRRAAAQRLKMRRELSAAAMELFATKGYEATTVDEIAAAAGVARRTFFRHFRSKEEAIFPDHDDTLVRAEAVLDAAPPHENPLDTVCRGIKEVMRMYAAAPAVSVARYRLTREVPTLREAEIASVARYERLFTRYLLGHFDEGAHREGDDDPLLAEVAASAVVTAHNHVLRRWLRAGAEGDVEAQLDHAFEIVRETFGTGIGAGRTTSGEPAAPASVSREGEVLVAVARTDAPLDEVMRTIERALKKR
- a CDS encoding 3-hydroxyacyl-CoA dehydrogenase family protein; this encodes MGPSSTPDLSTEVSPLSLSTVAVVGLGTMGTGITEVLTRAGREVIGIDTDQAAARQAVASLEAATARAVQRERITERERQDILARFRTFSDLQAAAEADLVIEVVPENYELKRQVFAELDAVVRPDAILATGTNALSVTRLAADSQRPERVLGVHFFNPAPAMKLVEVVSSVLTAPTAVAAVTQLARDLGKDPIAVGDRPGFVADGLLFGYLNQAAAMYESRYATREDIDAAMRLGCGLPMGPLALLDLIGVDTARTVLEAMYAESHDRLHAPAPILGQLAEAGLTGRKAGRGFYTYEAPGSGSVVPDAETPAADGALGAGRTVTSVGVAGSGTMASGIAEVFAKAGFDVVLAARSLEKAEQAKARIAKSLGRSVDKGRMTAEARDAALAAITPAGSLDAFAEVDLAVEAVAEDLEVKQQLFATLDKVCKPGAVLATTTSSLPVVACARATSRPQDVIGMHFFNPAPAMKLVEVVRTVLTADDVHATVRAVCAKVRKHAVDCGDRAGFIVNALLFPYLNNAIKMVQEHYASLDDIDAAMKLGGGYPMGPFELLDVVGLDVSLAIEKVLHAEFRDPGLAPAPLLEHLVAAGCLGRKTGRGFREYAKR
- a CDS encoding HEAT repeat domain-containing protein, translated to MEEEFHELTDRVRAELRSPDDLAAYERLLALARKNTPAARDELARMLVAVERPLWAREIAAFVLGCAGDKRAFETLVLLLNYREPVRCATAAHALGRLGDPRTARAAAALATNPLRTAYALHPVRLLAELRAPQSVPALIATLDRLLTPNTPYWRVALACVEGLAALGDRRAVSTLTAAAAHPRLAAAASAALARLGV
- a CDS encoding Rv2578c family radical SAM protein, encoding MRWDNLGDSPAALFGTDVVSRTIDTPEFRGITFHEVRARSILNRVPGASRMPFEWTVNPYRGCSHACVYCFARKTHSYLDLDTGLDFDSQIVVKVNAPDLLRRELTARRWRGDHIAMGTNVDCYQRAEGRYALMPGILTALRDHANPFSVLTKGTLILRDLELLRQAAEVTDVGISVSVGFLDHALWRTVEPGTPAPSRRLDVVRTLTAHGITCGVLMAPVIPFLGDAPDQLRATVRAIAEAGAASVTPLVLHLRPGAREWFMTWLGRHHPHLVRRYERMYAGGSYAPTWYQRRITRQVHELAAEYGVGPYRPGAHRGIAPPESPAGPAGPTQLTLL
- a CDS encoding SRPBCC family protein — encoded protein: MGQVEATTQREIAADPEDVFDALADYSGTRQKLLPEHFSEYEVREGGDGKGTLVHWKLQATSKRVRDCLLEVDEPTDGQLVEKDRNSSMVTTWVVTPAGEGRANVVVSSIWNGAGGIGGFFERTFAPKGLGRIYDAILANLAKEMEK
- a CDS encoding MFS transporter; this encodes MGGTTLAVRGERAAVPAAATPGGAVKPPGSGRPRLVLAGLMPALLLVVLDQTALAPALPAIARELHGLPVTPWAVTAYLLAAALGLPVHGALGDLFGRKPALLLAILAFTVGSASAGWSRSMGELLAFRALQGLGGGGLLLGALAVTATLVPPRSRRRCRGLIAVALGLAFVAGPLAGGLLADHASWRWGCFLTAPFGVLAFLVVATRLRLPKPGARPRRDLAGALLLTVCAICLGLLASWGGGAYAWTSTVVLGLGAGALAAALLFLVAERFAAAPLLPPRLLRDCLVGITGLVGAVLALALHGALGGLPDLARTAGDATEAGLLTVPLLLGIVLAALVSGRLIVRTGHHRIFPLLGCAVAAEGMWLLTRTAQDAPYGAHGLGTGLLGLGIGFVLPVLVLAVRNSACRYGAACRATTTARWLGGSIGVGLFWTLAAARLTGQLTPHLAASAHAVPEIVRCLAPLLALGFLLALFLKEKPLVSHTSAATSATPMPHLPYGDAESSPAGVPRARTAANSYGAHAGYAASSAGVPVCGTVQHHDGSIVPRAALTLIDNAGRQVGRGATGEDGRYALGTPGAGSYVLIAAAGGHQPQAVTVTVGERPVELDVVLGGAGRLAGTVTTGDGTPVRDAMVTLTDVRGEVVATTRSGREGGYVIGELVAGEYTLASSAPAFRPAALPVTVHASRETRQDIELAGGAVLRGTVRAGGGRPVEDARVTLLDAAGNVVDTATTGPDGLFRFVDLSAGEYTVIAAGYPPVATVLQVAGGGRTERDLQLGHED
- a CDS encoding class I SAM-dependent methyltransferase, which codes for MIEDVRRQDVTHQPVPGRSPVDLRGVPETALWTVYHRAAEAARPDAVLADPRAVRLVAEADFPFRERLGPARPGAAQVLALRALAFDGVVRDFLARHPEGTVIALGEGLETQFWRVDNGRVHWVTVDLSDPLELRRRLLPHGARQRLVACDAREHRWMAGIDASRGVLVTAQGLLMYLQPAQAHGLIGACAAAFPGGTMVFDTVSRRYSARSRDGVRGPGGHRLPPMPWGMDAAQRRLLRAEHPSVTEVTDVPLPYGRGLLGLLAPHTAAVPLLRKNRPLITRLRFAEAPADPPGGP
- a CDS encoding aldo/keto reductase, giving the protein MRYTLFGKTGLRVSELSLGAMTFGGDEDGGWGADKDTSARLLDVYAEAGGNFLDTANNYTGGRSETILGELLGGRRERFVVATKYTCATRTGDVNAAGNHRKNLVQSVEASLGRLRTDYVDILWVHARDAFTPVEETMRALDDLVRAGKVLYLGVSDWPAWEIAQAGTLAELRGWTSFAGSQLRYNLLERTPERELLPQARAFDQAVLAWAPLAGGRLTGKYRRGGTGRLTVDSAYSGGHHNEDATLTAVLEIAEAGGWSPAQVALAWLRSRSGNIIPIVGATKEAQLVDNLAAVDVELDADALARLDEVSAVPLGFPHDFLREEGVQENVYGDRRGAIDDRRSTYRRTTEGFR